A region of Muntiacus reevesi chromosome 11, mMunRee1.1, whole genome shotgun sequence DNA encodes the following proteins:
- the LOC136144350 gene encoding COMM domain-containing protein 6 has translation MVVALKRAMEESSEPQLDAKSKVTNQLINFQWKLGMAVSSDSCRSLKYPYVAVMLKVADHSGQVKNKSFEMTIPQFQNFYRQFKEIAAIIETV, from the coding sequence ATGGTGGTAGCCCTGAAGCGTGCTATGGAGGAGTCCAGTGAGCCCCAGTTGGATGCTAAGTCCAAGGTCACCAACCAGCTCATAAATTTTCAGTGGAAGCTGGGTATGGCTGTCAGCTCTGACAGTTGCAGATCTCTTAAGTATCCTTATGTTGCAGTGATGCTCAAAGTGGCAGATCATTCAGGCCAAGTAAAGAACAAGTCCTTTGAAATGACGATCCCACAGTTTCAGAATTTCTACAGACAATTCAAGGAAATTGCTGCAATTATTGAAACTGTGTGA